One window from the genome of Desulfolucanica intricata encodes:
- a CDS encoding O-methyltransferase → MSGILVDEVQQYLRNLLPPREGLLARMEQEAADKIVPIVEPEVAQLLYWLALSHRSRSVLEIGTAIGYSTLWLAKAVLPGGGKITTIEINLPRFEAAKNNFKQAGVDKDIKLILGDARELLFKLEGPYDFIFLDAAKGKYLEFLHKCVDLLVPGGILVAEDVFMRGMVISGEVDKRRNKTAVTRLRDYLEAVMSHKQLETTVLPLGDGIALSLKK, encoded by the coding sequence ATGTCCGGGATTTTAGTAGATGAGGTTCAACAATATTTAAGAAACCTGTTGCCACCAAGGGAAGGACTTTTGGCCCGTATGGAACAAGAGGCTGCAGATAAAATAGTTCCTATTGTGGAGCCGGAGGTAGCACAGCTTTTATACTGGCTTGCCCTATCTCATAGAAGTAGGAGTGTTTTGGAGATTGGTACTGCAATAGGTTATTCTACATTGTGGTTAGCTAAGGCTGTATTACCCGGAGGCGGGAAGATAACGACCATTGAAATAAATCTACCACGTTTTGAAGCTGCCAAAAATAATTTTAAGCAAGCGGGTGTCGATAAAGATATTAAGTTAATTTTGGGTGATGCCAGAGAGCTTCTATTTAAATTGGAAGGTCCATATGACTTTATTTTCCTTGATGCCGCAAAAGGCAAGTATTTGGAATTTCTTCATAAATGTGTGGACCTCTTGGTCCCGGGTGGTATACTGGTAGCGGAAGATGTGTTTATGCGGGGAATGGTTATTTCAGGCGAAGTGGATAAAAGAAGAAATAAAACAGCAGTGACCAGGTTAAGAGATTATCTTGAGGCTGTGATGAGTCACAAACAACTTGAAACCACTGTTTTGCCGCTGGGTGACGGTATAGCCCTTAGTTTAAAAAAATAA
- a CDS encoding helix-turn-helix domain-containing protein translates to MIELEDKLLKYCLENILSLTEASQRWGLSEATIRMGIHRDRFIEGEEIRKSGKIWLITYQAMERVYGKEPKKNEDV, encoded by the coding sequence GTGATTGAACTGGAAGACAAGTTATTGAAATATTGTTTAGAAAACATATTATCATTAACCGAAGCTTCACAACGTTGGGGACTATCTGAAGCCACGATTAGAATGGGTATCCACCGGGACCGGTTTATCGAAGGTGAAGAAATTCGAAAAAGCGGGAAAATATGGCTTATAACTTACCAAGCAATGGAAAGGGTTTATGGCAAAGAACCAAAGAAAAACGAAGACGTTTAA
- a CDS encoding BRO-N domain-containing protein — MSVVIDGEPWWVAKDVCSILEIRTNNLRSILEPDEISSINPNDYTIDIGMGNVLNEHTIGFNVRTVLPEAGQGGKPMLIINEPGLYSVILRSRKPEAKAFKRWITHEVIPSIRKTGQYSVQPKFPL, encoded by the coding sequence GTGTCGGTTGTTATTGACGGGGAACCTTGGTGGGTTGCAAAAGACGTTTGCAGTATTTTGGAAATCAGAACCAATAATTTAAGAAGTATTCTTGAGCCGGACGAAATCAGTAGTATAAACCCCAATGACTATACTATAGACATTGGGATGGGGAACGTCTTAAACGAGCATACTATTGGTTTTAACGTTAGGACAGTTCTTCCAGAAGCAGGACAAGGCGGTAAGCCAATGCTCATTATTAATGAACCCGGACTTTATTCTGTGATTCTTAGAAGTCGCAAGCCCGAAGCAAAGGCGTTCAAACGTTGGATAACTCACGAAGTTATTCCGTCAATTCGAAAAACCGGTCAATATTCCGTTCAGCCAAAATTCCCCTTGTAA
- a CDS encoding helix-turn-helix domain-containing protein has protein sequence MKRKKEQPKILTPFDIRVIRTTLNLNQKEFAERCGFSASFIWLIECGRRRITPAAEQKIINGLINNIGLTEEQLNKIIYISKSLQSVVTD, from the coding sequence ATGAAAAGAAAAAAAGAACAACCTAAAATATTAACGCCGTTTGACATTAGAGTTATTCGGACAACTCTTAATTTGAATCAAAAGGAATTTGCAGAACGTTGCGGTTTTTCAGCTTCGTTTATTTGGCTTATTGAATGTGGTCGCCGGAGAATCACACCCGCCGCAGAACAAAAGATAATTAATGGTCTAATTAATAATATAGGGCTAACGGAAGAACAATTAAATAAAATAATTTATATTTCCAAAAGTTTACAATCAGTAGTAACCGATTAA
- a CDS encoding S-layer homology domain-containing protein, which translates to MVKSKLLKIGLTGAILLGGTSIVFANTINNEIIPQRNIIPISTLINGDSLPSFTETRFTDIQKHWAYNEITSLEAKGMWGDLSGNFEPNKTINGEEFASYLTKIFNFKADSNFEFDNELEVTRIEVAKAIKESFEKKKLSVIMTQMFPLYEDTKDLTQEEISALSFVFNTGIMKGRTDQKFFPNDAITKAELAVVLDRTQAIYDKVSVESLVEDFGRKLQAVSLQAPVDIVSKSMEENYGDFVSPELLAKWQNNPQNAPGRILSSPWPDRIEILSLDKLSGDAYEVKGEIIEITSTEKVRGGVAAKLPITLEVKNIDNRWIIDDVTLGVYQETDSIVYRNSQYGFNFSLPENWEGYSIITDNWEGSDLEAPQEGRTVETGPIISIRHPKWTAQNQRQDIPIMIFTVNQWEALQQNEFSVGAAPIGPRELGRNTEYVFAIPARYNYAFPTGYEEVENILESNPLQTK; encoded by the coding sequence ATGGTAAAAAGTAAACTCTTAAAAATTGGCTTGACGGGTGCAATTTTGCTTGGGGGAACAAGTATAGTTTTTGCGAATACAATCAATAACGAAATAATTCCCCAAAGAAATATTATACCTATATCTACTCTTATTAATGGAGATTCTTTACCAAGTTTCACAGAAACAAGGTTTACGGATATACAGAAACATTGGGCATATAATGAAATAACTTCTTTAGAAGCAAAAGGGATGTGGGGAGATTTATCCGGTAATTTTGAGCCTAACAAGACAATAAATGGAGAAGAATTTGCATCTTACTTGACAAAAATTTTTAATTTTAAAGCTGATTCGAACTTTGAATTTGATAATGAACTTGAAGTAACCAGAATAGAAGTAGCTAAAGCCATCAAAGAGTCCTTTGAAAAAAAGAAACTATCAGTAATAATGACTCAAATGTTTCCTCTGTATGAAGATACTAAAGATTTAACACAAGAGGAAATCAGTGCTTTATCATTTGTATTTAATACGGGTATTATGAAAGGTAGAACTGATCAAAAGTTCTTTCCAAATGATGCTATAACAAAAGCAGAATTAGCGGTAGTTCTTGATAGAACTCAGGCTATCTATGATAAGGTGTCAGTTGAAAGTCTTGTTGAGGATTTCGGTAGAAAACTCCAGGCAGTCTCACTTCAAGCCCCTGTGGATATAGTAAGCAAAAGTATGGAGGAAAACTACGGCGATTTTGTGTCTCCTGAACTTCTCGCAAAATGGCAGAACAACCCTCAAAATGCTCCTGGCCGGATACTGTCAAGTCCGTGGCCTGATCGCATAGAGATTCTATCCCTTGATAAATTATCGGGTGATGCGTACGAGGTTAAAGGAGAGATCATCGAAATAACGAGCACTGAGAAGGTTAGAGGTGGAGTTGCTGCAAAACTACCAATTACTCTTGAAGTAAAGAATATTGATAATCGCTGGATTATTGATGATGTTACGCTCGGTGTGTATCAGGAAACAGACTCAATTGTCTATAGAAATTCTCAATATGGCTTTAATTTTTCTTTGCCGGAGAACTGGGAAGGGTATTCAATTATAACTGACAACTGGGAGGGCTCTGATTTGGAAGCTCCACAAGAAGGGAGGACTGTTGAAACCGGTCCGATAATTTCTATAAGACATCCTAAATGGACTGCTCAAAACCAGCGGCAGGATATACCTATCATGATATTTACTGTTAATCAATGGGAGGCACTTCAGCAAAATGAATTCAGTGTTGGCGCAGCACCTATAGGACCACGCGAACTTGGCAGGAACACCGAATATGTTTTTGCAATTCCTGCACGTTACAACTATGCATTTCCGACAGGATATGAAGAAGTGGAAAATATTTTAGAAAGTAACCCTCTACAGACAAAATAA
- a CDS encoding DUF3784 domain-containing protein gives MLIIGIQLFTIVLFFLLGWAIKFKNNYWLVSGFANRSKEEQQQLINNGLPQKTGTLLIATAAGMLILLPLAFTPFRYTMEVQFGFMLVFLMGGIIYLSKYEVPQKRKKSYIISSLLFIFVIGLVGVLTFLGYQNYELVVKETTFEITGIYGDEWEIDDITNVVLMAEMPEVTWKQNGFGLPTMSKGYFTVKDYGSSLLFVKKNFSPYIYIKVNNKNIFINGRTSEQTHTWFEQLNMKRK, from the coding sequence ATGCTAATTATTGGTATCCAGCTATTTACGATCGTTTTATTTTTCCTATTAGGCTGGGCTATAAAATTTAAAAATAACTATTGGCTGGTTTCGGGATTTGCAAATCGATCGAAAGAAGAACAGCAGCAATTAATTAATAATGGTTTACCGCAGAAGACTGGTACACTGCTAATAGCAACTGCTGCCGGAATGCTGATTCTTTTACCGCTGGCTTTTACTCCGTTCCGATATACAATGGAAGTGCAATTTGGCTTCATGCTTGTATTTTTAATGGGTGGGATTATTTATTTGTCCAAGTATGAAGTTCCCCAAAAACGAAAAAAAAGTTATATAATTAGCTCTCTTCTCTTTATTTTCGTAATCGGTCTTGTTGGCGTTCTAACATTTCTCGGTTATCAAAATTATGAGCTGGTTGTAAAAGAAACTACATTTGAGATTACAGGCATATATGGTGATGAATGGGAAATTGATGACATCACAAATGTTGTATTAATGGCGGAAATGCCGGAAGTAACATGGAAGCAAAATGGTTTTGGATTACCAACGATGTCCAAGGGTTATTTTACTGTTAAAGATTATGGAAGCAGTCTACTGTTTGTTAAAAAAAATTTTTCTCCTTATATCTATATTAAAGTTAATAACAAGAACATTTTCATTAATGGAAGAACATCAGAGCAGACTCACACCTGGTTTGAACAGTTGAACATGAAACGAAAATAA
- a CDS encoding YgaP family membrane protein, with protein sequence MKLNFKRNLGNTDRVIRATIGLLLLVFVYTTTLSGLWGTLAIVFAFSQFIEAALGY encoded by the coding sequence TTGAAGTTAAATTTCAAAAGAAATTTGGGCAATACAGACAGAGTAATTAGAGCAACTATAGGTTTATTGCTCCTGGTCTTTGTATACACAACAACATTATCTGGCTTATGGGGGACTTTGGCAATAGTATTTGCCTTTTCTCAGTTTATTGAAGCAGCTTTAGGCTACTGA
- a CDS encoding thiamine S protein, which translates to MTDNLVPIKQVNEVEVRGFSYLKKIFDQRNWPFPVYIKLTDECSAVELAKMMDLPLEKIEAVFINGLAKPLEDGWVKPGDRVAFVPPGTPGPYRALLGLTKIPGENNN; encoded by the coding sequence ATGACGGATAACCTTGTACCAATAAAGCAGGTTAATGAAGTGGAAGTTAGAGGCTTCTCCTATCTTAAAAAAATTTTTGATCAACGAAATTGGCCGTTTCCGGTTTATATTAAGCTTACAGATGAATGTTCTGCAGTTGAACTGGCCAAAATGATGGACTTACCTTTAGAAAAAATAGAAGCGGTATTTATCAATGGTTTGGCTAAGCCACTGGAAGATGGTTGGGTAAAGCCCGGTGACAGGGTAGCTTTTGTTCCCCCCGGTACGCCCGGGCCTTACAGAGCTTTATTGGGACTAACTAAGATACCGGGAGAAAATAATAACTAG
- a CDS encoding HAD-IIB family hydrolase, whose protein sequence is MKPKHILIDCDGTLFNNNLKETDFAAFCAIREYCLKAEKYNLPKISLCTGRPQPFVVPVLNLLGAVWPGIPSVIESGAFLYFPYDNELVKNEYTSYSLKSWYSLKQRILDFAAEYNCKSVPGKEVMISLFPPAGMNSKELNSLARETFKDVEELETVYSSLCVDFTPKGVDKAIGIKYLCSKMEIEPEEILGIGDSNNDLSMLKIVGFAACPNNAFEKVKELCEYVSPHPFTRGVADILSSYGEGDSI, encoded by the coding sequence ATGAAACCTAAACATATATTAATAGACTGCGACGGAACACTATTTAATAATAATCTTAAAGAAACTGACTTTGCAGCCTTTTGTGCCATCAGAGAATATTGTCTTAAAGCTGAAAAATACAATCTTCCGAAAATCTCCTTATGTACCGGACGTCCCCAGCCCTTTGTCGTACCGGTATTAAATTTACTTGGAGCAGTTTGGCCCGGGATTCCTTCCGTTATCGAATCGGGAGCTTTTTTATATTTCCCCTATGATAATGAATTGGTTAAAAATGAATATACCTCTTACTCCTTGAAAAGCTGGTACTCTTTGAAACAACGTATTTTAGATTTTGCAGCCGAGTATAACTGTAAGTCGGTACCTGGCAAAGAAGTAATGATTAGTCTCTTCCCACCTGCTGGTATGAACTCTAAAGAACTTAATAGTCTTGCCCGGGAAACATTTAAGGATGTGGAGGAACTTGAAACGGTATATTCCTCTTTATGTGTGGATTTTACCCCCAAAGGAGTAGACAAGGCAATTGGGATAAAATACCTATGCTCCAAAATGGAAATCGAGCCGGAGGAAATCTTAGGAATTGGAGACAGTAACAACGATTTATCAATGTTAAAAATTGTAGGTTTTGCTGCCTGTCCCAATAATGCTTTTGAAAAAGTTAAGGAGCTATGTGAATATGTATCCCCGCATCCTTTTACCAGGGGAGTGGCGGATATTTTATCATCGTATGGGGAGGGGGATTCAATTTGA
- a CDS encoding S-layer homology domain-containing protein produces MKVSIRFFTLVILLGGVIGSISVGPGSILNAYQKDTVRYEKKYDYNGHWAEMYIDKAIVEGIVKGYPDGSFKPDEFISRAGFAGMLNKIIKDPGAAQNQSILTSFNDYHEVPEWAKTGLSKVISLGLLKGYSDNTIRPMTPLTREDIKDLISKEKLPTEVFKQKNSTFVTRAEACVIVLSIKDNGPWKNIVNNNPSDVSVKPLPEKKASNDVNVPIQRPPSNVYVPTTVPSSDDNGTTSEDGDIYNNNPLLPDDVDEDGSVSNNEEEPGADITSGTDPGVVITPRTSETPTLPDGNTNGGSMS; encoded by the coding sequence GTGAAAGTATCTATCCGCTTTTTTACTCTTGTCATTTTATTAGGTGGAGTTATTGGTAGTATATCTGTTGGACCGGGTTCGATACTCAATGCATATCAAAAGGATACAGTACGATATGAAAAAAAATATGACTACAATGGTCATTGGGCAGAAATGTATATTGATAAAGCTATAGTTGAAGGGATTGTGAAAGGATATCCGGACGGCAGTTTTAAACCGGATGAATTTATATCCCGGGCCGGATTTGCCGGTATGTTAAATAAAATTATTAAAGACCCAGGTGCAGCCCAAAATCAATCAATATTAACTAGCTTTAATGATTATCATGAAGTTCCGGAATGGGCCAAAACGGGTCTTAGTAAAGTAATTAGCCTTGGTTTGCTTAAAGGTTATTCTGATAACACAATTCGTCCTATGACTCCGTTAACCCGGGAGGACATTAAGGATCTAATATCAAAAGAAAAACTTCCAACCGAAGTTTTTAAGCAAAAAAATAGTACTTTCGTTACAAGAGCAGAAGCTTGTGTAATTGTTTTAAGTATAAAGGATAATGGTCCTTGGAAAAATATTGTAAATAATAATCCATCTGATGTTTCTGTCAAACCGTTACCCGAGAAAAAGGCATCGAACGATGTAAATGTACCGATACAACGACCACCATCTAATGTTTATGTACCGACAACGGTACCATCATCTGATGATAATGGTACGACCTCAGAAGATGGCGATATCTATAATAATAATCCACTGTTACCTGACGATGTAGACGAAGATGGGTCGGTCTCAAATAATGAAGAAGAGCCCGGTGCAGATATCACTTCAGGTACAGACCCAGGTGTGGTTATTACACCTCGGACAAGTGAGACACCTACCTTACCCGATGGTAATACGAATGGGGGGAGTATGTCTTAG
- a CDS encoding DUF523 domain-containing protein, which produces MRRIIVSACLADIKCKYDGTYNTVPEIKKMVDEGLAIPVCPEVLGGGPIPREPNEIIEGDGFGVLNGNAKVVTINGADKTDLFLAGAKKVLDIAKKNDVQLAILKERSPSCGSSFIYDGSFSSKKIPGQGVTAALLKKEGLTVCSEENYKNFLK; this is translated from the coding sequence ATGAGAAGGATTATAGTCAGTGCATGCTTAGCAGATATTAAATGCAAATACGACGGAACTTATAATACTGTACCCGAAATTAAAAAAATGGTTGACGAAGGATTGGCAATACCGGTTTGTCCGGAAGTACTGGGAGGCGGTCCGATTCCACGCGAACCTAATGAAATAATTGAGGGGGACGGCTTTGGCGTTTTAAACGGAAATGCTAAAGTAGTTACAATAAACGGAGCGGATAAGACTGATTTGTTTTTGGCAGGGGCGAAAAAGGTGTTGGACATCGCTAAAAAAAACGATGTGCAGTTAGCCATTCTTAAGGAGAGGAGTCCTTCTTGCGGAAGTAGTTTTATATATGATGGTAGTTTTAGTAGTAAGAAAATTCCGGGACAAGGTGTGACTGCCGCTCTATTGAAAAAAGAAGGACTTACTGTTTGTTCGGAAGAGAATTATAAAAATTTCTTGAAATAA
- a CDS encoding transglycosylase domain-containing protein, giving the protein MTKRKFNFWRFIFVISVLVVLFAGGILMGVAAAGFKDIPALNPNVLAGNTSTEIFDENGEFIARLGTEDRVPVKISNIPDNLKDAVLATEDIRFFQHYGVDLRAIARAAWVNIRGGELREGGSTITQQLVKISFLSPDRTFKRKIQEAILAIQLERQYSKEEILEMYLNRVYFGEGAYGVQSAAKIYFNKDINDNLTLAEAALLAGLPQAPSAYSPVQYPESALKRRNIVLSNMLKYNLITESQYNEAVAEEIKLDFTPPKEKYSYPFFIDYVTELLVNRYGEANVFKGGLKVYVTLDRELQEIAEKELANPVNYPHTQVNQDGIAQPQGAAVFIEPHTGYIKALVGGREHKQLRQFNRATQMHRQPGSTFKPIIAYGPAVEYKGLKSNSTVYDTPVTYGNWSPKNDDNVFRGSISLRTALAKSVNVVAAKLLHDVTIPKATKFAQGLGIESLDDKDTGLSIALGGLHKGVTPLELAGAYSAFANRGVYIAPTPILRVEKPDGTVLEDFASVPHRAMKRSTADIMTDMLQSVVERGTGTQAKMNRPVAGKTGTTDKGKDIWFAGYTPELAGVVWIGHDENKAMPHEYGGTYPARLWKKIVSQGLADVPVKPFPGQRAPDSVYVPKPDPSSHDDNDEDDEMPPKDDNIENNNPFLPEDDDEEDYDDEDNDDEDDANEEEPGSDITPGTNPDGAILPQAPSISPGGNSNRGNMFP; this is encoded by the coding sequence TTGACAAAGAGAAAATTTAATTTCTGGCGCTTTATATTTGTAATATCTGTACTTGTGGTACTATTTGCCGGTGGTATTCTAATGGGTGTTGCAGCCGCCGGTTTTAAGGATATACCCGCCTTAAACCCTAATGTGCTGGCAGGAAACACTTCAACGGAAATTTTTGATGAGAATGGCGAATTTATTGCACGGCTAGGTACTGAAGACCGGGTTCCGGTGAAAATAAGTAATATACCGGACAACTTAAAAGATGCGGTTTTGGCAACTGAAGATATTCGTTTTTTTCAACATTATGGGGTAGATTTAAGAGCAATTGCACGTGCTGCATGGGTGAATATCCGAGGTGGGGAACTGCGTGAGGGTGGAAGTACCATAACTCAACAGTTGGTTAAAATTTCTTTTTTGAGCCCTGATCGTACCTTTAAACGAAAAATTCAGGAGGCTATTTTGGCGATCCAATTGGAACGTCAATATTCCAAAGAAGAAATTTTAGAAATGTATTTAAACAGGGTATACTTTGGTGAGGGTGCTTACGGTGTACAATCCGCTGCTAAGATATATTTTAATAAAGATATTAATGATAATCTAACCTTGGCTGAAGCAGCATTATTAGCCGGGCTGCCCCAAGCTCCTAGTGCTTATTCACCGGTACAGTATCCGGAATCAGCTCTTAAACGGCGAAATATTGTACTAAGTAATATGCTTAAATACAATTTAATTACTGAATCGCAGTATAATGAGGCTGTGGCTGAAGAGATTAAGCTGGATTTTACACCACCTAAAGAGAAATACTCTTACCCTTTTTTTATTGATTATGTAACTGAACTTCTGGTTAATCGTTATGGTGAGGCTAATGTATTTAAGGGTGGATTGAAGGTTTATGTAACGCTGGACAGAGAATTGCAAGAGATTGCGGAAAAGGAATTGGCTAACCCTGTAAATTATCCGCATACCCAAGTTAATCAGGATGGAATTGCTCAGCCACAGGGGGCGGCAGTATTTATAGAACCTCATACAGGTTATATTAAAGCTTTGGTTGGGGGGAGAGAACATAAGCAATTAAGACAATTTAACAGAGCTACACAAATGCATCGACAGCCGGGCTCTACCTTTAAACCTATTATTGCCTACGGCCCGGCGGTGGAGTATAAAGGGCTTAAATCCAATTCAACTGTTTATGATACCCCAGTAACATACGGTAACTGGTCCCCTAAAAATGATGACAATGTGTTCAGAGGTTCGATTTCTTTGCGTACCGCCTTAGCCAAATCGGTAAATGTAGTCGCAGCAAAGCTGCTACATGATGTTACTATACCTAAGGCTACTAAATTTGCACAAGGACTAGGGATAGAATCCTTGGATGATAAAGATACCGGTCTGAGCATAGCTCTGGGCGGGCTTCACAAAGGGGTTACACCTCTGGAATTGGCAGGGGCTTATAGTGCTTTTGCCAACCGTGGTGTCTATATTGCGCCCACTCCTATTTTAAGAGTGGAAAAGCCGGATGGTACAGTTTTAGAAGATTTTGCCTCCGTTCCTCATAGGGCAATGAAGCGCAGCACTGCAGATATTATGACTGATATGTTGCAGTCCGTAGTTGAAAGAGGTACAGGGACTCAAGCAAAAATGAACAGGCCTGTAGCAGGGAAGACAGGTACTACCGATAAGGGTAAAGATATATGGTTTGCAGGGTATACTCCTGAATTAGCCGGAGTAGTTTGGATAGGACATGATGAGAACAAGGCTATGCCTCATGAATATGGAGGAACTTACCCTGCTCGGTTATGGAAGAAAATAGTGAGTCAGGGTCTTGCGGATGTTCCTGTTAAACCGTTTCCCGGGCAGAGGGCACCGGACAGTGTATATGTACCGAAACCGGATCCGTCATCTCATGATGATAATGATGAGGATGATGAAATGCCCCCAAAAGATGATAATATCGAAAATAATAATCCATTCCTACCTGAAGATGACGATGAGGAAGACTATGATGATGAAGACAATGATGATGAAGACGATGCTAATGAAGAAGAACCCGGTTCGGATATTACTCCCGGTACTAACCCGGATGGCGCTATTTTACCGCAGGCACCATCTATATCGCCTGGTGGTAATTCAAACAGGGGTAATATGTTCCCATAA
- a CDS encoding M48 family metallopeptidase: MPYLELHDSNIAYKLKRSRKAKTITLKVNIRGDIELVAPSCTSIKIIEMFIRTNQNWIIKQLEHFKKISKAIPQHQYKTGELFSYLGKPYELVVNEVKIKQIHLEQQGNNFLITLPLDLSTNDKSKNIKNLLEKWYRNRAREVIIKRLDYYNKYYKLSYNKIFIKNQKTRWGSCSTLKNLNFNWRIIMAPLPIVDYIVVHELCHIKEQNHSTAFWSLVEQQIPDYKKRKAWLKNNGMTLVI; this comes from the coding sequence ATGCCATATCTAGAGCTTCATGATTCAAATATAGCCTACAAATTAAAAAGATCAAGAAAGGCCAAAACAATAACTTTAAAGGTAAATATACGTGGAGATATAGAGTTAGTCGCACCTTCATGTACGAGTATTAAAATTATAGAAATGTTTATTAGGACTAATCAAAACTGGATTATTAAACAGCTTGAACATTTTAAAAAAATATCTAAAGCTATACCCCAACACCAATACAAAACAGGAGAATTGTTTTCTTACCTGGGAAAACCATATGAATTAGTCGTTAATGAAGTTAAAATAAAACAAATTCATTTAGAACAACAGGGTAACAATTTTTTGATTACTTTACCACTTGATCTCAGTACAAATGATAAATCTAAAAATATCAAAAATCTCTTGGAAAAATGGTATCGTAACAGAGCACGTGAAGTCATTATAAAACGGTTAGATTATTATAATAAATACTATAAATTATCATATAACAAGATTTTTATTAAAAATCAGAAGACTCGTTGGGGCAGCTGCTCAACTTTAAAAAACTTAAACTTTAACTGGCGAATTATTATGGCGCCCCTTCCAATCGTAGATTATATTGTTGTACATGAATTATGTCACATTAAAGAACAAAATCACTCCACCGCTTTTTGGAGTTTAGTTGAACAGCAAATACCAGATTATAAGAAAAGAAAAGCATGGTTAAAGAATAACGGAATGACTTTGGTAATATAA
- a CDS encoding isochorismatase family cysteine hydrolase produces the protein MDDILKERSKALLVIVDMLKDFLDPEGKLYCGDKAREIIPFVKNLIESFKKSNNDIIFICDSHRVNDKEFEKFPPHCVEGTEGALVIDELNNYVNNNIIRKNRYSAFFNTEFEEFLLKGNYDEVHVVGVCTNICVLYTVEELCNREIKTIVYKQGVQSFDENAHKYALQQMELVLGAKIK, from the coding sequence ATGGATGATATATTAAAAGAAAGAAGCAAAGCATTATTAGTAATTGTTGATATGCTGAAGGACTTTCTTGATCCCGAAGGTAAGCTTTATTGTGGAGATAAAGCTCGTGAAATTATTCCATTTGTAAAGAACCTGATCGAATCTTTTAAAAAATCCAATAATGATATAATATTTATTTGCGACAGTCACAGGGTAAATGACAAAGAATTTGAAAAATTTCCACCTCATTGTGTCGAGGGTACTGAAGGTGCCTTAGTGATAGATGAATTAAATAATTATGTGAATAATAATATCATTAGGAAAAATCGTTATAGTGCGTTTTTTAATACAGAATTCGAAGAATTTTTGCTTAAAGGAAATTATGACGAGGTTCATGTGGTCGGTGTATGTACAAATATTTGTGTATTATATACTGTTGAGGAACTGTGTAATCGTGAGATAAAAACTATAGTTTATAAACAAGGTGTTCAGTCATTTGATGAAAATGCACATAAATATGCATTACAGCAGATGGAATTGGTTCTGGGGGCTAAGATCAAGTAA
- a CDS encoding secondary thiamine-phosphate synthase enzyme YjbQ: MKHFRKELWFEVKKRRELINITPQIQECLHNSGINEGLLLCNAMHITASVFINDDESGLHQDFENWLEELAPEKPYSRYHHNGFEDNADAHLKRTIMGREVVIAITNGKLDLGPWEQIFYGEFDGKRKKRVLVKIIGE, from the coding sequence ATGAAACATTTTAGAAAGGAACTTTGGTTTGAAGTAAAAAAAAGACGTGAACTAATTAATATTACGCCACAGATTCAAGAATGTTTACATAATAGCGGTATTAACGAAGGACTGTTGCTGTGTAACGCAATGCACATCACAGCCAGCGTGTTTATAAACGACGATGAATCAGGGTTACATCAGGATTTTGAAAATTGGCTTGAAGAGCTGGCGCCGGAGAAGCCTTATTCACGTTATCATCATAATGGTTTTGAGGATAATGCAGATGCTCACTTAAAACGTACCATTATGGGAAGAGAAGTAGTTATAGCCATTACTAACGGCAAACTGGACTTGGGACCCTGGGAACAAATCTTTTACGGTGAATTTGATGGAAAAAGAAAAAAACGAGTTCTAGTTAAAATCATTGGTGAGTAA